A stretch of the Flavobacterium sp. 5 genome encodes the following:
- a CDS encoding MauE/DoxX family redox-associated membrane protein codes for MKLSTIFVKNYQTLISYLFILLFVYAAVSKILDFQNFQAQLGQSPLLSPFADYAAVGVLTLELVIAVLLAVPIFRYYTLHAAVSLMVLFTTYIIIILNFSSFVPCSCGGILEKLGWKEHLIFNTSFVVLGIIAIILHSITKQVLFRLVTLLFISSTFIVGLFLFSEDIMQKENPFIRSFPQGTASKVAGIDLLNTSYYVAGTGKGKIYLANRLAPLQILEIDTNLKSKKLSTILLDRENFKFQAVEVRVSYPDFYLYDGTVPVIYKGKVADWKAKVISDKQFYFSDIQFINTNLIAFRTQKQYSGENILATISHNDTLQIKYNQRVLQKQMDGIFDTDGTFQYSPEQKKLVYTYYYRNEYIVTDENLNVQHRAHTIDTTSKAKLKVVKIKQSGDSKLAAPPYMVNRHTTITNNLLFVNSVLRGRYEDAAVWKNATVVDVYDITKQTYVLSFYVFDEEGFKMKNFFATRDALYVISGHFLLKYGYGERIRSKLGKFEL; via the coding sequence TCAAAATTTTCAGGCGCAATTGGGACAGTCACCGCTTTTAAGTCCATTTGCAGATTATGCAGCTGTTGGCGTATTAACCTTAGAATTGGTAATAGCTGTTCTATTGGCAGTTCCCATTTTTAGGTATTACACACTTCACGCAGCAGTTTCACTAATGGTACTTTTTACAACCTATATTATCATCATTCTCAATTTCAGTTCTTTTGTTCCCTGCTCCTGTGGTGGCATACTTGAAAAATTAGGATGGAAAGAACATCTTATATTCAATACTTCATTTGTGGTTCTGGGGATCATAGCCATTATTCTACATTCAATTACAAAGCAAGTGCTATTTCGATTAGTAACGCTACTATTTATAAGTTCAACATTCATCGTAGGGCTATTTCTTTTCTCTGAAGACATTATGCAAAAAGAAAATCCATTTATCCGCAGCTTTCCACAAGGTACCGCTTCAAAAGTAGCAGGCATTGATTTACTGAACACTTCGTATTATGTCGCAGGAACAGGTAAAGGAAAAATCTATCTAGCCAATCGCTTGGCTCCATTGCAGATTCTTGAAATCGATACTAATCTGAAAAGCAAAAAACTCTCCACTATCCTGCTGGATCGTGAAAACTTCAAATTTCAAGCGGTCGAGGTACGGGTGTCCTATCCTGATTTTTATCTATATGATGGCACTGTACCAGTAATTTATAAAGGTAAAGTTGCCGATTGGAAAGCCAAAGTAATCAGTGATAAACAATTCTATTTTTCGGATATACAATTTATAAATACCAACCTCATCGCCTTTCGTACTCAAAAACAATACTCTGGCGAAAATATTTTAGCCACAATCAGCCATAATGATACGCTACAGATCAAGTACAATCAACGGGTACTACAGAAACAGATGGATGGTATTTTTGATACTGACGGAACATTCCAATACAGCCCTGAACAGAAAAAACTAGTCTATACCTACTACTATCGCAATGAATATATAGTTACTGACGAGAACCTAAATGTTCAGCATCGTGCGCATACGATTGATACCACTTCAAAAGCAAAACTAAAAGTGGTTAAAATAAAGCAATCAGGAGATAGTAAACTTGCAGCGCCACCTTATATGGTTAACAGGCATACGACTATTACCAATAACCTGTTGTTTGTTAATTCAGTATTGCGGGGCAGATATGAGGATGCTGCCGTTTGGAAAAATGCAACCGTTGTCGATGTCTATGATATTACTAAACAAACGTATGTATTGAGTTTTTATGTATTTGATGAAGAAGGATTCAAAATGAAAAATTTCTTTGCCACAAGGGATGCACTGTATGTGATTTCGGGGCATTTTCTGCTTAAGTATGGGTATGGGGAGAGGATTAGATCGAAGTTGGGGAAGTTTGAATTATGA
- a CDS encoding DUF6520 family protein — protein sequence MKTNLLKMFVLPLAAFALASAGAVSTNVSSKSKTALPIVAYIHNPSVNDCDEVEVECSPGTGAACLSSGFTAYAKNAQGKCVAQLHYNN from the coding sequence ATGAAAACAAATCTTTTAAAAATGTTTGTGCTGCCGTTAGCAGCATTTGCATTAGCAAGTGCAGGTGCTGTTAGCACCAATGTATCCAGTAAAAGCAAAACAGCTTTGCCGATAGTAGCATACATTCACAATCCATCAGTAAATGATTGTGACGAAGTAGAAGTCGAGTGTAGCCCTGGAACAGGTGCAGCATGTCTAAGTTCAGGCTTTACAGCTTATGCAAAAAACGCACAAGGCAAATGTGTGGCGCAATTGCATTATAATAATTAA